A genomic stretch from Telopea speciosissima isolate NSW1024214 ecotype Mountain lineage chromosome 7, Tspe_v1, whole genome shotgun sequence includes:
- the LOC122666641 gene encoding NAC domain-containing protein 2-like, translating to MKAGLELPPGFRFHPTDEELVMHYLCRKCATQSIAVPIIAEIDLYKYDPWQLPGKALYGEKEWYFFSPRDRKYPNGSRPNRAAGTGYWKATGADKPIGHPKAIGIKKALVFYTGKAPRGEKTNWIMHEYRLADVDRSARKKNSLRLDDWVLCRIYNKKGSMEKQTTADEKPAPSTTNCSSDFIDQKPEHLKMLAPPPSAVPSLMDEFPYMDTSDSIPRLHTDSSCSEHVLSPEFTCEREVQSEPKWNEWDKALEVPFNNMDAIDNPFAQFHNSNSNNVLNPLQDMFMYLHKPF from the exons ATGAAGGCTGGTTTAGAGTTACCTCCGGGCTTCAGATTCCATCCAACGGATGAGGAGCTTGTGATGCACTATCTCTGCCGTAAATGTGCGACACAGTCGATTGCCGTTCCAATCATCGCAGAGATTGATCTTTACAAATACGATCCATGGCAGCTTCCAG GCAAGGCGCTTTACGGTGAGAAAGAGTGGTACTTCTTCTCTCCAAGGGACCGGAAGTACCCAAATGGTTCCCGGCCGAACCGGGCCGCCGGGACCGGTTACTGGAAAGCCACCGGAGCCGATAAACCGATTGGACACCCAAAAGCGATCGGAATCAAGAAAGCGTTGGTGTTCTATACTGGGAAGGCACCCAGGGGAGAGAAAACCAACTGGATCATGCACGAGTATCGCCTTGCCGATGTCGATAGGTCAGCTCGTAAGAAGAACAGCTTAAGG CTTGATGATTGGGTGCTCTGCCGGATCTACAATAAGAAGGGCTCCATGGAGAAACAAACCACCGCCGACGAGAAACCGGCACCGTCAACGACGAATTGCTCTTCCGATTTCATTGACCAGAAGCCGGAACACCTGAAAATGCTAGCACCACCACCGTCGGCAGTGCCATCGTTGATGGACGAGTTTCCGTACATGGATACGTCAGATTCGATTCCAAGGTTACACACGGATTCAAGCTGCTCGGAGCATGTGCTATCGCCAGAGTTTACCTGCGAGAGAGAGGTTCAAAGCGAGCCCAAGTGGAATGAATGGGATAAAGCCCTCGAAGTTCCGTTTAATAACATGGATGCCATTGATAACCCTTTCGCTCAGTTCCACAACAGTAATAGTAACAACGTGCTCAATCCTTTGCAAGACATGTTCATGTACCTGCATAAGCCCTTCTAA